In one window of Dyella thiooxydans DNA:
- a CDS encoding DksA/TraR family C4-type zinc finger protein, whose amino-acid sequence MATGWAGDGAVQDQIDATVDAAVQRARRQLHQGPGLTHCEECGEPIPEARRKAVPGVRLCVACQSGQDRQGQAAALFNRRGSKDSQLR is encoded by the coding sequence ATGGCTACCGGTTGGGCCGGCGACGGCGCCGTGCAGGACCAGATCGACGCGACGGTGGATGCCGCCGTGCAGCGCGCCCGGCGCCAGCTCCACCAGGGTCCGGGCCTGACCCACTGCGAGGAGTGCGGCGAACCCATTCCCGAGGCCCGTCGCAAGGCGGTGCCCGGCGTGCGCCTGTGCGTGGCGTGCCAGTCCGGACAGGATCGGCAGGGGCAGGCCGCCGCGCTGTTCAACCGTCGCGGCAGCAAGGACAGCCAGCTGCGTTGA
- a CDS encoding alpha-E domain-containing protein, translated as MLARTAESLFWLARYMERADYVARLLQVAGHMSAVRVDSDRRSEWESAIIASGGSLPYFAKHATVDEATVIDFLAFDRDNPSSIANCIDTARRNARTVRTALTTSMWDAVQGAWQELPRFRDAPKNADLLNDFLEWVRVRVDLFHGVCSNSMLRRDSFYFLRTGQFLERADNVARLLDVKYHVRLPQVSDVGGVIDYYQWLAILRVVGARRAYRVLYKGRVEPAQVAELLITRSVFPRSLAFCYQQITHHLDAIEDQDPVRVAEAKRCAHSLYADLRYASVDRIIDTGLHEFLTDVIERTEALGTQIAVGHLF; from the coding sequence ATGCTCGCACGCACCGCCGAAAGCCTGTTCTGGCTGGCCCGCTACATGGAGCGGGCCGACTACGTGGCCCGCCTGCTGCAGGTGGCCGGGCACATGAGCGCGGTGCGGGTCGACAGCGACCGCCGCAGCGAATGGGAGTCGGCGATCATCGCCTCGGGCGGCAGCCTGCCCTACTTCGCCAAGCACGCCACGGTGGACGAGGCGACGGTGATCGACTTCCTCGCCTTCGACCGCGACAACCCCTCCTCCATCGCCAACTGCATCGACACCGCGCGCCGCAATGCGCGCACGGTGCGCACCGCACTGACCACCAGCATGTGGGACGCCGTGCAGGGCGCCTGGCAGGAGCTGCCGCGCTTCCGCGATGCGCCGAAGAACGCCGATCTGCTCAACGATTTCCTGGAATGGGTGCGCGTGCGGGTGGACCTGTTCCACGGCGTGTGCTCGAACAGCATGCTGCGGCGGGACAGCTTCTATTTCCTGCGCACCGGGCAGTTCCTCGAGCGCGCCGACAACGTGGCACGGCTGCTCGACGTGAAGTACCACGTGCGCCTGCCGCAGGTCAGCGACGTCGGCGGCGTGATCGACTATTACCAGTGGCTGGCGATCCTGCGCGTGGTCGGCGCCCGGCGCGCCTACCGCGTGCTCTACAAGGGGCGGGTGGAGCCGGCGCAGGTCGCCGAGCTGCTGATCACCCGCAGCGTGTTCCCGCGCTCGCTGGCGTTCTGCTACCAGCAGATCACCCATCACCTGGACGCGATCGAGGACCAGGACCCGGTCCGCGTGGCCGAGGCCAAGCGATGCGCCCATTCGCTGTACGCCGACCTGCGCTATGCCAGCGTCGACCGCATCATCGACACCGGCCTGCACGAGTTCCTCACCGACGTGATCGAGCGGACCGAGGCGCTCGGCACGCAGATCGCAGTCGGCCATCTTTTCTAG
- a CDS encoding GGDEF domain-containing protein, which translates to MLNLSVFPDFLAIGGLALVFASLLRRTRQTRLRYWLVGWVMILVHIIAQLVYLNVPALEHAGEALSLTMLLLTSVSFIWAGHDRRSGWANGFAWSLLAAMPDVVFVVLLAWDVGDRAVFLSLTGLAACTAMGLFRSDRRGARPRERRLLGSVVLLAYAVQAVLVARDALDPALIWMLFWHYALVAYFFWRGSDRATLGVSFTTLSFVAWSLVFPVAAALDRWLPGLGIQNEAWNLPKFMVATGMIFTVLEEQLGVAKHAALHDPLTGLPNRRLFAQRLDAALERARRDRRRIALLVIDMDDFKQVNDTRGHATGDAVLAAAATRLQSRLRVTDTLARLGGDEFAAILPEPGPDEAIAGQVDRLLSALRAGFEIEGECIVVQASIGVALYPADGEDEAGLLAAADRAMYARKFTARDPRGD; encoded by the coding sequence ATGTTGAATCTCTCCGTATTTCCCGACTTTCTGGCCATCGGCGGCCTGGCGCTGGTGTTCGCGTCGCTGCTGCGTCGCACGCGCCAGACCCGGCTGCGCTACTGGCTGGTGGGCTGGGTGATGATCCTGGTGCACATCATTGCCCAGTTGGTCTACCTCAATGTCCCGGCGCTGGAGCACGCCGGCGAGGCGCTCTCGCTCACCATGCTGTTGCTGACCAGCGTGTCGTTCATCTGGGCCGGGCACGACCGCCGCTCGGGCTGGGCCAACGGATTCGCCTGGAGCCTGCTGGCCGCCATGCCGGACGTGGTGTTCGTGGTGCTGCTCGCCTGGGATGTGGGCGATCGGGCGGTCTTCCTGTCGCTGACCGGCCTGGCCGCATGTACCGCGATGGGACTGTTCCGTTCCGACCGGCGCGGCGCGCGCCCGCGCGAACGTCGCCTGCTGGGCAGCGTGGTGCTGCTGGCCTATGCGGTCCAGGCGGTGCTGGTGGCCCGGGACGCGCTGGATCCGGCGCTGATCTGGATGCTGTTCTGGCACTACGCGCTGGTGGCCTATTTCTTCTGGCGGGGCTCGGACCGCGCCACCCTGGGCGTGTCCTTCACCACGCTGAGCTTCGTTGCCTGGTCGCTGGTGTTCCCGGTGGCCGCGGCGCTCGATCGCTGGCTGCCGGGGCTGGGCATCCAGAACGAGGCATGGAACCTGCCCAAGTTCATGGTGGCCACCGGCATGATCTTCACCGTGCTGGAGGAGCAGCTCGGCGTGGCCAAGCACGCGGCGCTGCACGATCCGCTTACCGGTCTGCCGAACCGCCGACTGTTCGCCCAGCGGCTGGATGCCGCCCTGGAGCGGGCGCGCCGCGATCGCCGGCGCATCGCTTTGCTGGTCATCGACATGGACGATTTCAAGCAGGTGAACGACACCCGCGGCCACGCCACCGGGGACGCCGTGCTCGCTGCGGCAGCGACGCGGCTGCAGTCGCGCCTGCGGGTCACCGATACGCTGGCGCGGCTCGGTGGCGACGAGTTCGCCGCGATCCTGCCCGAACCCGGCCCGGACGAAGCGATCGCCGGGCAGGTCGATCGGCTGCTGTCGGCGCTGCGCGCGGGCTTCGAGATCGAGGGTGAGTGCATCGTGGTACAGGCCAGCATCGGCGTGGCGCTCTACCCGGCGGACGGCGAGGATGAAGCCGGCCTGCTGGCCGCCGCCGATCGGGCGATGTACGCGCGCAAGTTCACCGCGCGCGATCCGCGGGGCGATTGA
- the bglX gene encoding beta-glucosidase BglX: MKPQFPSGLRPRSLFLSSAIALAVAGVACAAPAEVGQPVPPSNPQLVTPQIEQKVDALLAKMTLAEKIGQLVQYNDQGSSAPTAADADSAIAVNPETRDHVDALELARKGELGSMLNVIGAAKTRRFQEAAMHSRLGIPILFGADVIHGYRTIYPVPLGLSASWDPQLVQDVSRMSASEATTAGVKWFYSPMVDISRDARWGRSTEGAGEDAYLGSAMARAYIRGYQGTDLSNPQSVAASVKHFAAYGAAEAGREYNTTDMSDIRLRQDYLPPYKAAVEAGAATMMSSFNALNGVPATANPYLMTDILRKEWGFDGFVVSDYTAVMELTHHGIALDAATATEKALKAGVEVDMMSHFYDTQIPKLLEEHKLSMATVDEAVRRVLRVKFALGLFEHPYARGTEVTQAVDAHRPLARRAAEESFVLLKNGGDGKAPVLPLSSHVKKLALIGPLADDASEMQGAWGGAQHLPDVVTLRGGLAARMKKLGGELLYAKGTDVLTDSEAGFAAAKQAAKQADVVVMALGESSSMSGEAGSRAHLDLPGNQQKLLEEIVATGKPVVLLVFSGRPLVLDWADQHVPAIMETWFPGTEAGNAVANVLFGDVAPSGKLTMSFPRAVGQEPLYYNQFPTGRPAGDADLSKPPAGDTRFISRYIDVPNSALYPFGWGLSYTTFAYSGVHVSRNRVPLVEADRPDAKDLVTVTATVKNTGQRAGTEVVQLYVRNLGASVEQPVRSLEGFQRVALKPGESKQVTFHLGFPELSFWNVKSQQVVEPTHYTVWVGGSSLATQQADFDVTP; encoded by the coding sequence ATGAAGCCCCAGTTCCCCTCCGGCCTGCGTCCCCGCTCGCTGTTCCTGAGTTCCGCCATCGCACTTGCCGTGGCGGGCGTTGCCTGTGCGGCCCCGGCCGAGGTCGGTCAGCCGGTGCCGCCGTCCAATCCGCAACTGGTCACGCCGCAGATCGAGCAGAAGGTCGATGCACTGCTGGCGAAGATGACGCTGGCCGAGAAGATCGGCCAGCTGGTGCAGTACAACGACCAGGGCTCGTCCGCCCCCACCGCCGCCGACGCCGACAGCGCGATCGCGGTCAATCCGGAAACCCGCGACCACGTCGATGCACTGGAACTGGCGCGCAAGGGCGAGCTGGGCTCGATGCTCAACGTGATCGGCGCGGCCAAGACCCGCCGCTTCCAGGAGGCGGCGATGCACAGCCGCCTTGGCATCCCGATCCTGTTCGGTGCCGACGTCATCCACGGCTACCGCACCATCTATCCCGTGCCGCTGGGCCTGTCCGCCTCGTGGGATCCCCAGCTGGTGCAGGACGTCTCGCGCATGTCGGCGAGCGAGGCCACCACGGCCGGCGTGAAGTGGTTCTACTCACCGATGGTGGACATCTCGCGCGATGCGCGCTGGGGCCGCTCCACCGAAGGCGCGGGCGAGGACGCCTACCTCGGTTCGGCGATGGCGCGCGCCTACATCCGCGGCTACCAGGGCACCGACCTTTCGAATCCGCAGAGCGTGGCCGCCTCGGTCAAGCACTTTGCCGCCTACGGTGCCGCCGAGGCCGGTCGCGAATACAACACCACCGACATGTCCGACATCCGCCTGCGCCAGGACTACCTGCCGCCCTACAAGGCGGCGGTCGAGGCGGGCGCCGCGACGATGATGAGCTCGTTCAACGCGCTCAACGGTGTCCCGGCCACCGCCAACCCGTACCTGATGACCGACATCCTGCGCAAGGAATGGGGCTTCGACGGTTTCGTGGTCAGCGACTACACCGCGGTGATGGAGCTCACCCACCATGGCATCGCGCTGGACGCGGCTACCGCCACCGAGAAGGCGCTGAAGGCCGGTGTGGAAGTGGACATGATGAGCCACTTCTACGACACCCAGATCCCGAAGCTGCTGGAGGAGCACAAACTCTCCATGGCCACCGTGGACGAGGCCGTGCGCCGGGTGCTGCGGGTGAAGTTCGCACTGGGCCTGTTCGAGCATCCCTATGCCCGTGGCACCGAGGTGACCCAGGCGGTCGATGCGCACCGTCCGCTGGCGCGCCGTGCGGCGGAGGAGTCCTTCGTGCTGCTCAAGAATGGCGGTGACGGCAAGGCGCCGGTGCTGCCGCTGTCCTCCCACGTGAAGAAGCTGGCGCTGATCGGTCCGCTGGCCGACGACGCCAGCGAGATGCAGGGCGCCTGGGGCGGCGCGCAGCACCTGCCGGACGTGGTGACGCTGCGCGGCGGGCTGGCCGCGCGCATGAAGAAACTCGGCGGCGAGCTGCTGTACGCCAAGGGCACCGACGTCCTGACGGATTCGGAGGCGGGATTTGCCGCGGCGAAGCAGGCGGCCAAGCAGGCCGACGTGGTGGTGATGGCGCTGGGCGAGTCCTCCAGCATGAGCGGCGAGGCCGGGTCGCGCGCACACCTGGATCTGCCGGGCAACCAGCAGAAGCTGCTCGAGGAGATCGTCGCCACCGGCAAGCCGGTGGTGCTGCTGGTGTTCTCCGGTCGTCCGCTGGTGCTCGACTGGGCCGACCAGCACGTGCCGGCGATCATGGAGACCTGGTTCCCCGGCACCGAGGCCGGCAACGCGGTGGCCAATGTGCTGTTCGGCGATGTCGCGCCCAGTGGCAAGCTGACCATGAGCTTCCCGCGCGCGGTGGGCCAGGAGCCGCTGTACTACAACCAGTTCCCGACCGGTCGCCCGGCTGGCGACGCCGACCTGAGCAAGCCGCCGGCCGGCGACACGCGCTTCATCTCGCGCTACATCGATGTGCCGAACAGTGCGCTGTATCCGTTCGGCTGGGGCCTGAGCTACACCACCTTCGCCTATTCCGGCGTGCACGTGTCGCGCAACCGCGTGCCGCTGGTCGAGGCCGACCGTCCGGACGCGAAGGACCTGGTGACGGTCACCGCCACGGTGAAGAACACCGGCCAGCGTGCCGGTACCGAGGTGGTGCAGTTGTATGTGCGCAACCTCGGCGCCAGCGTGGAGCAGCCAGTGCGCAGCCTCGAGGGTTTCCAGCGCGTGGCACTCAAGCCGGGCGAGTCGAAGCAGGTGACCTTCCACCTTGGCTTTCCCGAACTGAGCTTCTGGAACGTGAAGAGCCAGCAGGTGGTCGAGCCGACGCACTACACCGTGTGGGTCGGCGGCAGCTCGTTGGCGACCCAGCAGGCGGATTTCGACGTGACGCCCTGA
- a CDS encoding DUF1615 domain-containing protein produces MIASQPPGRARTSLRRRPWSARLLTLALVALVAGCTTPKAESPGYDPARVQARIIHVLPASADDRSGWARDITAALAAQRIEPDRGNLCAVIAVAGQESNFQSDPTVPGLGRIARAEIDRRAAEHHIPQFLVRAALALHGPDGRSYADRIDAVRSERELSRVYEDFIGMVPLGKRLFGDANPIHTGGPMQVSVAFAEQYAKDHPYPYPIEGSIRHEVFSRRGGLYFGIAHLLGYPADYPSPIYRFADYNAGFYASRNAAFQNAVTRASGIPLDLDGDLVNYSSWSEVGKTELALRTLATRLDLGEGEIHRALAKGEQADFAQTDTYTRVFALADRLNGRPLPRAMLPRIRLESPKITRRLTTAWFAQRVDSRYRSCMERMR; encoded by the coding sequence ATGATCGCCAGCCAGCCACCCGGCCGAGCACGCACTTCCCTCCGGCGACGCCCGTGGTCCGCCCGCCTGCTCACGCTGGCCCTGGTTGCCCTGGTCGCCGGCTGCACCACGCCGAAAGCGGAGTCCCCCGGCTACGACCCGGCCCGGGTGCAGGCGCGCATCATCCACGTGCTGCCCGCGAGCGCCGACGACCGCAGCGGCTGGGCCCGCGACATCACCGCGGCGCTCGCCGCGCAGCGGATCGAACCGGACCGCGGCAATCTCTGCGCGGTGATCGCGGTGGCCGGCCAGGAGTCCAACTTCCAGTCCGATCCGACCGTACCCGGGCTCGGCCGGATCGCCCGCGCCGAGATCGACCGTCGTGCCGCCGAGCATCACATTCCGCAGTTCCTGGTCCGCGCGGCGCTGGCGCTGCATGGCCCGGACGGCCGCAGCTACGCCGACCGTATCGACGCGGTACGCAGCGAGCGCGAGCTGAGCCGGGTCTACGAGGATTTCATCGGCATGGTGCCGCTGGGCAAGCGGTTGTTCGGCGACGCCAATCCGATCCACACCGGCGGCCCGATGCAGGTCAGCGTGGCCTTTGCCGAGCAGTACGCGAAGGACCATCCCTACCCTTACCCGATCGAAGGCTCGATCCGCCACGAGGTGTTCAGCCGGCGCGGCGGCCTGTACTTCGGCATCGCCCACCTGCTCGGCTATCCGGCCGACTATCCCTCGCCGATCTACCGCTTCGCCGACTACAACGCGGGCTTCTACGCCAGCCGCAACGCGGCGTTCCAGAACGCGGTGACGCGCGCGTCCGGCATTCCGCTCGATCTCGATGGCGACCTGGTGAACTACAGCAGCTGGAGCGAGGTGGGCAAGACCGAGCTGGCCCTGCGCACCCTGGCGACCCGGCTGGATCTGGGCGAAGGTGAAATCCATCGCGCGCTGGCCAAGGGCGAGCAGGCCGACTTCGCGCAGACCGACACCTACACCCGGGTCTTCGCCCTCGCCGACCGCCTCAACGGCCGGCCGCTGCCGCGCGCGATGCTGCCGAGGATCCGGCTGGAGAGCCCGAAGATCACCCGCCGGCTCACCACCGCCTGGTTTGCCCAGCGGGTGGACAGCCGCTACCGCAGCTGCATGGAACGCATGCGCTGA
- a CDS encoding circularly permuted type 2 ATP-grasp protein, producing MGWPDDVRTPYALIDAWLRDTPPDQLALKRREAEVLFRRIGITFAVYTEGGDAERLIPFDLIPRVLAQAEWRNLRRGLEQRARALNAFMHDVYHDREIIRAGRVPERLVLHNSQFRPEMCGLDLPGQMYAHICGIDMVRTGPNDYYVLEDNCRTPSGVSYMLENREVMLRLFPDLFRRNTVAPVAHYPDELLATLRSLAPPNCPGEPTIVLLTPGIHNSAYYEHAFLADEMGIDLVEGADLVVSKDVCYQRTTKGLERVDVIYRRVDDDYLDPLVFRPDSMLGVPGLHFANRAGNLTITNAVGTGIADDKAVYIHVPEMVRFYLGEEPLLKNVPTHDCSKPDELAYVLDRLDELVVKAVHGSGGYGMLVGPHASRDELAAFRQQLVQRPHDYIAQPTLSLSTVPTFVDDGIAPRHVDLRPFVLCGADQVRVVPGGLTRVALKEGSLVVNSSQGGGTKDTWILED from the coding sequence ATGGGCTGGCCCGACGACGTACGCACGCCGTACGCGCTGATCGACGCCTGGCTGCGCGACACCCCACCGGACCAGCTCGCGCTGAAGCGCCGCGAGGCCGAGGTGTTGTTCCGCCGGATCGGCATCACCTTCGCCGTCTACACCGAGGGCGGCGACGCCGAGCGCCTGATCCCTTTCGACCTGATCCCGCGCGTGCTGGCCCAGGCCGAGTGGCGCAACCTGCGGCGCGGGCTGGAGCAGCGCGCCCGCGCGCTCAACGCCTTCATGCACGACGTCTACCACGACCGCGAGATCATCCGCGCCGGCCGCGTGCCGGAACGGCTGGTGCTGCACAACAGCCAGTTCCGGCCGGAGATGTGCGGACTGGACCTGCCGGGCCAGATGTATGCGCACATCTGCGGCATCGACATGGTGCGCACCGGACCGAACGACTACTACGTGCTGGAGGACAACTGCCGCACGCCCTCCGGCGTCTCCTACATGCTGGAAAACCGCGAGGTGATGCTGCGGCTGTTTCCGGACCTGTTCCGCCGCAACACGGTGGCACCGGTGGCGCACTACCCCGACGAGCTGCTGGCCACGCTGCGCTCGCTGGCGCCGCCGAACTGTCCGGGCGAACCGACCATCGTGCTGCTCACCCCCGGCATCCACAACAGCGCCTACTACGAACACGCCTTCCTCGCCGACGAGATGGGCATCGACCTGGTCGAGGGCGCCGACCTGGTGGTCAGCAAGGACGTCTGCTACCAGCGCACTACCAAAGGCCTGGAGCGGGTGGACGTGATCTACCGCCGGGTCGACGACGACTACCTCGATCCCCTGGTCTTCCGCCCCGACTCCATGCTCGGCGTGCCCGGCCTGCACTTCGCCAACCGCGCCGGCAACCTCACCATCACCAATGCCGTCGGCACCGGTATCGCCGACGACAAGGCGGTGTACATCCACGTGCCGGAAATGGTGCGCTTCTACCTCGGCGAGGAACCGCTGCTGAAGAACGTGCCGACCCACGACTGCAGCAAGCCCGACGAGCTGGCCTACGTGCTCGACCGCCTCGACGAGCTGGTGGTGAAGGCGGTCCACGGCTCCGGTGGCTACGGCATGCTGGTCGGCCCGCACGCCAGCCGCGACGAACTGGCGGCGTTCCGCCAGCAGCTGGTCCAGCGACCGCACGACTACATCGCCCAGCCGACCCTGTCGCTGTCCACCGTGCCCACCTTCGTCGACGACGGCATCGCGCCGCGCCATGTCGACCTGCGCCCGTTCGTGCTGTGCGGCGCCGACCAGGTCCGCGTGGTGCCGGGCGGACTGACCCGGGTGGCGCTGAAGGAGGGCTCGCTGGTGGTCAACTCCTCCCAGGGCGGAGGCACCAAGGACACCTGGATACTGGAAGACTGA
- a CDS encoding PilT/PilU family type 4a pilus ATPase has translation MAIELTRFLQVMAGRKASDLFFSVGATPHIKIDGETYHLDGEPLTAENLRDLAYSIMSDRQQREFEATMEMNLALGLSGTGRFRVNVYRQRGHVALAVRFITGEIPSIEALNLPPILRDLIMLPRGLILMVGATGSGKSTTLASMIDYRNARRTGHMLTVEEPIEYLHSHKQSMVDQREVGLDTMSYAAALKNAMRQAPDVIMIGEIRDRETMQAAIAYAETGHLCLSTLHANNANQTLDRIINFFPDSAHHQLRIDLSLNLKAVVSQRLLRGVDGRRLPAAEILLSTPYVADLIEKGEVLALKEAMKQGLDHGMLTFDESLYRLYASGRIGYREALAHADSQTDLALRVRLQGPEPDDGGHELDSAHIDGLE, from the coding sequence ATGGCGATCGAACTGACGCGGTTCCTGCAGGTGATGGCCGGACGCAAGGCATCGGACCTGTTCTTCTCCGTCGGCGCCACGCCGCACATCAAGATCGACGGCGAAACGTACCACCTCGACGGCGAGCCGCTGACGGCGGAGAACCTGCGCGACCTGGCCTACTCGATCATGAGCGACCGCCAGCAGCGCGAGTTCGAGGCCACCATGGAGATGAACCTCGCGCTGGGCCTCTCCGGCACCGGGCGGTTCCGCGTCAACGTCTACCGGCAACGCGGCCATGTCGCCCTGGCGGTGCGCTTCATCACCGGGGAGATTCCGTCGATCGAGGCACTGAACCTGCCGCCAATCCTGCGCGATCTGATCATGCTGCCGCGCGGACTGATCCTGATGGTCGGGGCCACCGGCTCGGGCAAGTCGACCACGCTGGCCTCGATGATCGACTACCGCAACGCCCGCAGGACCGGCCACATGCTCACCGTGGAGGAGCCGATCGAGTACCTGCATTCGCACAAGCAGTCGATGGTGGACCAGCGCGAGGTGGGGCTGGACACGATGAGCTATGCCGCCGCTCTGAAGAACGCCATGCGGCAGGCGCCCGACGTGATCATGATCGGCGAGATCCGCGACCGCGAGACGATGCAGGCAGCGATCGCCTACGCCGAGACCGGCCACCTGTGCCTGTCCACCCTGCACGCCAACAACGCCAACCAGACGCTGGACCGCATCATCAATTTCTTCCCCGACTCGGCCCACCACCAGTTGCGCATCGACCTCTCGCTCAACCTCAAGGCGGTGGTATCGCAGCGGCTGCTGCGCGGCGTCGACGGCAGGCGCCTGCCGGCCGCGGAGATCCTGCTGTCCACGCCCTACGTTGCCGACCTGATCGAGAAAGGCGAGGTCCTCGCGCTCAAGGAAGCCATGAAGCAGGGGCTCGATCACGGCATGCTCACCTTCGACGAGTCGCTCTACCGGCTCTATGCGTCCGGTCGCATCGGCTACCGGGAGGCGCTTGCGCACGCCGACTCGCAGACCGACCTGGCGCTGCGCGTCCGCCTGCAGGGGCCGGAGCCGGACGATGGCGGCCACGAGCTCGACAGCGCGCACATCGACGGCCTGGAATGA
- a CDS encoding MFS transporter, translating to MSQARTEPARSPRRVLLASLVGTTIEFFDFYIYATAAVLVFPALFFPSADATSATLQSLATFALAFFARPVGSALFGHFGDRVGRKATLVAALLTMGLSTVAIGVLPTYASIGVAAPALLALCRFGQGLGLGGEWGGAVLLAVEHAPPGRRAWFGMFPQLGAPIGFFLSTGLFLWLTRAIGEPAFFAWGWRVPFVASAVLVAVGLWMRLRLTETPAFARAMAQQERVRLPMLEVVLRHPRALLAGTFAALATFVLFYLMTVFSLSWATSRLGYSREGFLGLQMLGVLCFAVTIPLSAAWADRTGARRVMVVATVLILLFGLAMPWLFTAHSVWHVLAFLGLGLAAMGLTYGPLGTVLAHMFPVAVRYTGASLAFNLAGIFGASLAPYFATWLAVHHGLTWVGLYLAVAAAITLAALAAVPHAHDRVSA from the coding sequence ATGTCCCAGGCCCGAACCGAGCCGGCCCGTTCCCCTCGCCGCGTGCTGCTGGCCAGCCTGGTGGGCACCACCATCGAGTTCTTCGATTTCTACATCTACGCGACGGCCGCCGTGCTGGTGTTTCCGGCGCTGTTCTTTCCCTCCGCCGATGCGACCTCGGCCACGTTGCAGTCGCTCGCCACCTTCGCGCTGGCGTTCTTCGCGCGGCCGGTCGGCTCGGCGCTGTTCGGCCACTTCGGCGACCGGGTGGGGCGCAAGGCGACCCTGGTCGCCGCGCTGCTCACGATGGGGCTGTCGACCGTGGCGATCGGCGTGCTGCCCACCTACGCATCGATCGGCGTGGCGGCGCCGGCACTGCTGGCGCTGTGCCGCTTCGGCCAGGGGCTGGGCCTGGGCGGCGAGTGGGGCGGGGCGGTGCTGCTGGCGGTGGAACACGCGCCGCCGGGGCGACGGGCCTGGTTCGGCATGTTTCCGCAACTGGGCGCGCCGATCGGCTTCTTCCTGTCGACGGGGCTGTTCCTCTGGCTGACCCGGGCGATCGGTGAGCCGGCGTTCTTCGCCTGGGGCTGGCGGGTGCCGTTCGTGGCCAGCGCGGTGCTGGTGGCGGTCGGCCTGTGGATGCGTCTGCGCCTGACCGAGACGCCGGCGTTCGCGCGCGCCATGGCGCAGCAGGAACGGGTACGCCTGCCGATGCTGGAGGTGGTGTTGCGCCATCCGCGTGCGCTGCTGGCGGGAACGTTCGCCGCGCTGGCCACCTTCGTGCTGTTCTACCTGATGACGGTGTTCAGCCTGAGCTGGGCGACCAGCCGGCTGGGTTACTCGCGCGAGGGCTTCCTCGGCCTGCAGATGCTCGGCGTGTTGTGTTTCGCCGTCACCATTCCGCTGTCCGCGGCGTGGGCCGATCGCACCGGCGCGCGTCGCGTGATGGTGGTGGCGACGGTGCTGATCCTGCTGTTCGGGCTGGCAATGCCCTGGCTGTTCACGGCGCACAGCGTCTGGCACGTGCTGGCGTTCCTCGGCCTGGGGCTGGCGGCGATGGGGCTGACCTATGGTCCGCTCGGCACGGTGCTGGCGCACATGTTCCCGGTGGCGGTGCGCTACACCGGCGCATCGCTGGCCTTCAATCTGGCGGGCATTTTCGGTGCGTCGCTGGCGCCGTACTTCGCGACCTGGCTGGCCGTGCACCACGGGCTGACCTGGGTCGGGCTCTATCTGGCCGTCGCGGCGGCGATCACGCTGGCGGCGCTGGCGGCGGTCCCGCACGCGCATGACCGGGTGTCCGCGTAA
- a CDS encoding transglutaminase family protein — protein sequence MQLHIRHETTYRYEQAASLIVQALRMWPAPADGQRIRDWQVSVDGRKLQPTCTDGFGNPVATHTIDRSVETVRIAVRGHVETRDLHGVQSDAQDTLPAAFYLAPTALTGTSPAMVAMAAQAAGTGGQIERLHRLCAGVRDHVDYLPDVTDAETTAIEAFAAARGVCQDHAHVMIACARALGFPARYVSGYLCPRGESAAASHAWAEILVDDLGWVGFDAANRQCPDESYVRIACGRDYRDAAPVRGVRRGGIAETLEVEVSIAETAQQAQ from the coding sequence ATGCAGCTGCACATCCGCCACGAGACCACCTACCGCTACGAACAGGCCGCCTCGCTGATCGTGCAGGCGCTGCGCATGTGGCCGGCGCCCGCCGACGGCCAGCGCATCCGCGACTGGCAGGTCAGCGTGGACGGCCGCAAGCTGCAGCCGACCTGTACCGACGGCTTCGGCAACCCGGTGGCCACCCACACCATCGACCGCAGCGTCGAGACGGTGCGCATCGCGGTGCGCGGCCACGTGGAGACGCGCGACCTGCACGGGGTGCAGAGTGATGCACAGGACACCCTGCCCGCCGCCTTCTACCTGGCGCCGACCGCGCTGACCGGAACCAGCCCGGCGATGGTGGCGATGGCCGCGCAGGCCGCCGGCACCGGCGGGCAGATCGAGCGGCTGCACCGGCTCTGCGCTGGCGTGCGCGACCACGTCGACTACCTGCCCGACGTCACCGATGCCGAGACCACCGCGATCGAGGCCTTCGCCGCCGCGCGCGGAGTCTGCCAGGACCATGCGCACGTGATGATCGCCTGCGCCCGGGCACTCGGCTTCCCGGCGCGCTACGTCAGCGGCTACCTGTGCCCCCGCGGCGAGTCCGCCGCTGCCAGCCATGCCTGGGCGGAGATCCTGGTCGACGACCTCGGCTGGGTCGGGTTCGATGCCGCCAACCGGCAATGTCCGGATGAGAGCTACGTGCGCATCGCCTGCGGCCGCGACTACCGCGACGCCGCCCCGGTTCGCGGCGTGCGCCGCGGCGGCATCGCCGAAACGCTCGAGGTGGAAGTGTCCATCGCCGAGACCGCGCAGCAGGCACAATAG